The following are encoded in a window of Spodoptera frugiperda isolate SF20-4 chromosome 3, AGI-APGP_CSIRO_Sfru_2.0, whole genome shotgun sequence genomic DNA:
- the LOC118274291 gene encoding phosphate carrier protein, mitochondrial-like, which produces MAKKGEEEFSCKMFSNKFFILCAIGGSVACGTTHTFVTPLDLVKCRLQVDPQKYKSIGTGFLVSYRDGGIKNLVKGWAPTFIGYSIQGAAKFCGYEYFKYKYSNMVDLESAYLYRTYLYLAAAASAEFIADVFLAPLEATKVRMQTTPGYTSMMRKAMPHMASTEGIGTFYKGLAPLWGRQVPYTMMKFASFEKTLELLYDKVVPKPRADCTKVEQLIVTFTAGYIAGVLCAIVSHPSDTLVSKLNKDPGSSIGSIIKDVGFVGIWRGLVARIIMIGTLTGLQWFVYDAFKVYTKMPRPPPPDMPESLKKRLAEEEKKKKK; this is translated from the coding sequence atggCCAAGAAAGGTGAAGAGGAATTTTCATGTAAGATGTTCAGCAACAAGTTCTTCATCCTGTGCGCCATCGGAGGCTCAGTCGCGTGCGGCACCACGCATACCTTCGTGACGCCGCTCGACCTGGTCAAGTGCCGGCTGCAGGTGGACCCCCAAAAGTACAAGTCCATTGGCACAGGGTTCCTTGTGTCCTACAGAGATGGGGGTATCAAGAATCTCGTGAAAGGCTGGGCGCCCACTTTCATTGGATATTCAATACAAGGTGCCGCCAAGTTCTGTGGATACGAATACTTCAAGTACAAGTATTCCAATATGGTCGACTTGGAAAGTGCTTACTTGTACAGAACGTATCTGTACCTGGCAGCTGCAGCGTCTGCCGAGTTTATTGCCGACGTGTTCCTGGCACCGCTGGAGGCCACCAAGGTGCGGATGCAGACGACGCCCGGCTACACGTCCATGATGAGGAAGGCCATGCCGCACATGGCCAGCACGGAAGGAATCGGGACATTCTACAAGGGACTCGCGCCGCTGTGGGGGCGGCAGGTGCCCTACACTATGATGAAGTTTGCTTCATTTGAAAAAACTTTGGAGTTATTGTACGATAAAGTTGTGCCAAAGCCCCGGGCCGATTGTACGAAGGTGGAACAGTTGATAGTAACATTCACTGCCGGGTACATCGCGGGTGTTCTGTGCGCGATAGTATCGCATCCCTCCGATACGCTCGTGTCCAAGTTGAACAAGGACCCTGGCTCCAGCATCGGCAGCATCATCAAAGACGTGGGCTTCGTCGGCATCTGGCGCGGCCTGGTCGCGCGTATCATTATGATAGGTACGCTCACGGGCCTACAGTGGTTCGTATACGACGCATTCAAGGTGTACACCAAAATGCCTCGTCCTCCACCTCCAGATATGCCAGAGTCGCTCAAAAAGAGATTAGCGGAAGaagagaagaagaagaagaaatga